In the genome of Ptychodera flava strain L36383 chromosome 13, AS_Pfla_20210202, whole genome shotgun sequence, one region contains:
- the LOC139148147 gene encoding PRELI domain containing protein 3B-like — protein sequence MKIWTSEHTFSHPWETVVQAAWRKYPNPMNPSVTGLDVLDRFVDKKGRLISHRLISTQWGLPGWVTAIVGADRVCYASEESVVDRNARTLTLKSQNVSTLVAIDEKLTYAPHPSIKDATLLKQEAMITVKGVSLGSYLEQLVVNTMSSKASQGREAMEWVIGKINAEVTELANSAKKGVEDIKHNLENLTVPDTPENVTL from the exons TCATCCATGGGAAACAGTTGTCCAGGCAGCATGGCGAAAATACCCAAACCCGATGAATCCATCAGTTACAGGCTTAGACGTTCTAGATAGATTTGTAGACAAGAAAGGTCGTCTTATCAGTCACAGACTTATAAGTACACAGTGGGGACTTCCGGGATGGGTTACTGCG ATTGTAGGAGCAGATAGAGTTTGTTACGCCAGTGAAGAATCGGTAGTGGATAGAAATGCAAGAACATTGACTCTGAAATCACAGAACGTAAGTACT TTGGTAGCTATTGATGAAAAATTAACATATGCACCGCACCCTTCAATCAAAGATGC GACACTGTTGAAACAAGAAGCAATGATAACAGTGAAAGGTGTTAGTCTAGGAAGTTACCTTGAACAGCTTGTAGTCAATACGATGTCTTCCAAAGCATCTCAG GGAAGAGAAGCCATGGAGTGGGTGATTGGGAAGATAAATGCCGAAGTTACGGAATTGGCGAACTCTGCCAAGAAAGGGGTGGAAGACATCAAACACAATCTTGAAAACCTGACCGTACCAGACACACCGGAGAATGTCACTCTTTGA